One genomic window of Hyperolius riggenbachi isolate aHypRig1 chromosome 7, aHypRig1.pri, whole genome shotgun sequence includes the following:
- the LOC137524109 gene encoding oocyte zinc finger protein XlCOF22-like, with product MEESDIMNTIKEDDEETYVMIDQQSMEEGGMMETIKEEKVDTYVRSDQQSMEEGGIMGTIKEEETYMRSDQQSTEESNMIRTSEKEEDKTRVRSDERSMEESDVIRTSEEDIITGMSIARSPGIRNLSETRLSVSTDCTMDDDVTGQESPADILVTPNIPPDPPQLSNPEGPHTQHSSSPAGGSHSCSTCGKCFVRKSNLGRHKRTHAGEKPYSCAECGKCFVQKSHLVRHERSHTGEKPYSCDKCGKCFAQKSHLVIHERFHTGEKPYSCAECGKSFVQKSSLVIHERTHTGEKPYSCAECGKCFVQKSDLVNHGRTHTGEKPYSCSECGKCFVLKCHLLRHERSHTGENPYSCAECRKCFVQKSLLVIHERTHTGEKPYSCAECGKRFVQKASLLRHEKDHTGEKPYSCAECGICFVQKAELVIHERSHTGEKPYSCAECGKSFVQKSNLVSHERTHTGEKPYSCAECGKSFVQKSNLVIHERSHTGEKPYLCAECGKCFVHKSHLLRHQKSHTGGK from the exons atggaggagagtgacatcATGAATACAATTAAAGAAGATGACGAAGAGACCTATGTGATGATTGATCAAcaatctatggaggagggtggcatgatggagacaattaaagaggaaaaagTAGAcacctatgtgaggagtgatcagcagtctatggaggagggtggcattATGGGAACAATtaaagaagaggagacatatatgaggagtgatcagcagtctacggaGGAGAGTAACATGATAAGAACAAGTGAAAAGGAAGAAGACAAAACACGTGTGAGGAGTGATGAGCggtctatggaggagagtgacgTGATAAGGACTAGTGAAGAGGACATTATTACTGGGATGAGTATTG ctcGGAGTCCCgggatcaggaacctctcagagactcgtctctctgtatccacagactgtacaatggatgatgatgtcactggacaagagtctcctgcagatatcctggttaccccaaatattcccccagacccccctcaactgtctaaccctgaggggcctcatacccagcacagctcttcccctgctggagggtctcattcctgttccacgtgtgggaaatgttttgtgaggAAATCAAATCTAGGCAGACACAAGAGAACCCACGCTggagagaagccgtattcatgtgctgagtgtgggaaatgttttgtacagaaatcacatcttgtcagacatgagagatctcacactggtgagaagccatattcatgtgataagtgtgggaaatgttttgcacagaaatcacatcttgtcattcatgagcgatttcacactggtgagaagccgtattcatgtgctgagtgtgggaaaagttttgtacagaaatcaagcCTTGTCATTcacgagagaactcacactggtgagaagccctattcatgtgctgagtgtgggaaatgttttgtacagaaatcagaccttgtcaatCATGGGAGAACTCACacgggtgagaagccatattcatgttctgagtgtgggaaatgttttgtactgaAATGTCATCTACTaaggcatgagagatctcacactggagagaacccttattcatgtgctgagtgtaggaaatgttttgtacagaaatcacttcttgtcatccatgagagaactcacactggtgagaagccgtattcatgtgctgagtgtgggaaacgttttgtACAGAAAGCTAGTCTACTAAGGCATGAGAAagatcacactggagagaagccctattcatgtgccgagtgtgggatatgttttgtacagaaagcagagcttgtcattcatgagagatctcacactggtgagaagccgtattcatgtgctgagtgtgggaaaagttttgtacagaaatcaaaccttgtcagtcatgagagaactcacactggtgagaagccgtattcatgtgctgagtgtgggaaaagttttgtacagaaatcaaaccttgtcattcatgagagatctcacactggagagaagccgtatttatgtgctgagtgtgggaaatgttttgtacataaaTCACATCTTCTCAGGCATCAGAAATCTCACACAGGTGGTAAGTAA